A genomic window from Gemmatimonadaceae bacterium includes:
- the sucD gene encoding succinate--CoA ligase subunit alpha: MSVFIDKNTKLVIQGITGRDGSFHAKQMMEYGTQVVAGVTPGKGGQKFEGTVPIFNTVADAVKATGANTSVIYVPPPFAADAIMEAAAAGVSLVVCITEGVPVLDMTKVYPFVKERGVRLLGPNCPGLITPGESKVGIIPGRICLPGPVGVVSRSGTLTYEVVYQLTRAGIGQTTCVGIGGDPINGTNFIDCLEAFEKDPKTKAIAMMGEIGGTDEQEAAEFVRKHMKKPVVGFIAGQTAPPGRRMGHAGAIISGSAGTAAEKIEAFKAAGMGVAARPIDFVELIQARLK, encoded by the coding sequence ATGAGCGTCTTCATCGACAAGAACACCAAGCTCGTCATCCAGGGCATCACCGGCCGTGACGGCTCGTTCCACGCCAAGCAGATGATGGAGTACGGCACGCAGGTCGTCGCCGGCGTCACGCCGGGCAAGGGCGGCCAGAAGTTCGAGGGCACGGTGCCGATCTTCAACACCGTCGCCGACGCCGTGAAGGCCACCGGCGCGAACACCAGCGTCATCTACGTGCCGCCGCCGTTCGCCGCCGATGCGATTATGGAAGCGGCCGCCGCCGGCGTCTCCCTCGTCGTCTGCATCACCGAAGGCGTGCCGGTGCTCGATATGACGAAGGTCTACCCCTTCGTGAAGGAGCGCGGCGTACGCCTCCTCGGTCCCAACTGCCCGGGGCTCATCACGCCGGGCGAGAGCAAGGTCGGCATCATCCCCGGCCGCATCTGCCTGCCGGGCCCCGTCGGCGTGGTCTCGCGCTCGGGCACGCTCACGTACGAGGTGGTGTACCAACTCACCCGCGCCGGCATCGGCCAGACCACCTGCGTCGGCATCGGTGGCGACCCGATCAACGGCACCAACTTCATCGACTGCCTCGAGGCCTTCGAGAAGGACCCGAAGACCAAGGCCATCGCGATGATGGGCGAAATCGGCGGCACCGACGAGCAGGAAGCGGCCGAGTTCGTCAGGAAGCATATGAAGAAGCCCGTCGTCGGCTTCATCGCCGGGCAGACCGCACCGCCGGGTCGCCGGATGGGCCACGCGGGTGCGATCATCTCCGGTTCGGCTGGTACCGCGGCCGAGAAGATCGAGGCCTTCAAGGCCGCCGGGATGGGCGTGGCGGCGCGGCCGATTGATTTCGTTGAGCTGATCCAGGCGCGGCTCAAGTAA
- the ndk gene encoding nucleoside-diphosphate kinase: protein MALNYTFSIIKPDAFNTGKAGKILAHLEAQGFTLKAARVVHMSKQQAEEFYAVHRGRPFFGELVAFMSSAPCMPFVLQKDNAVHALRDAIGATDPAEAAAGTVRKLYAESKGKNAIHASDSDENALRESRFFFAEADTI, encoded by the coding sequence ATGGCACTCAACTACACCTTCTCCATCATCAAGCCGGACGCCTTCAACACGGGCAAGGCCGGCAAGATCCTCGCGCACCTCGAGGCCCAGGGCTTCACCCTCAAGGCGGCCCGCGTGGTGCATATGTCCAAGCAGCAGGCCGAGGAGTTCTACGCGGTGCACCGCGGCCGCCCGTTCTTCGGCGAGCTGGTGGCCTTTATGAGCTCCGCGCCCTGTATGCCGTTCGTGCTGCAGAAGGACAACGCCGTGCACGCCCTGCGGGACGCCATCGGCGCGACGGACCCGGCCGAGGCCGCGGCCGGCACGGTCCGGAAGCTGTACGCGGAATCGAAGGGCAAGAACGCGATCCACGCCTCGGACTCCGACGAGAACGCGCTGCGCGAGAGCCGGTTCTTCTTCGCGGAAGCGGACACGATCTAG
- a CDS encoding DUF177 domain-containing protein: protein MLSFPIRTLAQGAAQVEGDLASDDAVWLEGDVRPVGAVRVTGRLSGAGAGRYYFSGGFHGTAAGECRRCLTPVEFVVQNEAHIIFADADDENADEPDVYPLAEAGTSLDLSPAIREHWLLDASGLPLCRPDCKGLCPTCGAELNAGPCACPTAAA, encoded by the coding sequence ATGCTTTCGTTCCCCATTCGCACCCTGGCGCAGGGCGCGGCGCAGGTTGAAGGTGACCTCGCCTCCGACGACGCGGTGTGGCTGGAGGGCGACGTTCGTCCCGTTGGGGCGGTCCGGGTCACCGGACGCCTGAGCGGGGCGGGGGCAGGGCGGTATTACTTCTCCGGCGGGTTCCACGGGACCGCGGCCGGCGAGTGCCGCCGCTGCCTCACGCCGGTGGAGTTCGTGGTGCAGAATGAGGCCCACATCATCTTCGCCGACGCGGACGACGAGAACGCGGACGAGCCGGATGTCTACCCGCTCGCCGAGGCCGGGACTTCCCTGGACCTCAGCCCCGCGATTCGCGAGCACTGGCTGCTGGATGCCTCTGGGTTGCCGTTGTGCCGTCCTGACTGCAAGGGACTGTGCCCGACGTGCGGCGCGGAGCTCAATGCTGGACCCTGCGCCTGCCCCACCGCAGCCGCGTAG
- the rpmF gene encoding 50S ribosomal protein L32: MAVPKRRTSKRKKRARNTHKVAPKINIQACPKCGAMKRPHHVCEECGFYAGEQRVAARDA; the protein is encoded by the coding sequence ATGGCCGTCCCGAAGCGCCGTACCTCCAAGCGCAAGAAGCGCGCGCGCAACACCCACAAGGTGGCGCCGAAGATCAATATCCAGGCCTGCCCGAAGTGCGGCGCGATGAAGCGCCCGCACCACGTGTGCGAGGAGTGCGGGTTCTACGCGGGTGAACAGCGGGTCGCGGCGCGCGACGCCTGA
- the plsX gene encoding phosphate acyltransferase PlsX has product MARIALDAMGGDHAPQAPIAAALLAAAELGPDHTLQLVGQEAVIREELAKQLAEASADVRAAAERFEIIHAPDVITMSDKPSVAIRGKPNASMGVGLRLQPEGKSDAFVSAGNTGAQMAASVFILRLHEGLQRPAIGTVFPTATQPVVVLDSGANVDCSPQELLNFAQLGHVYAKDILGRANPAIGLLSVGEEAEKGSAAVKEAHQLLLKSGLNFVGNVEGRDIPLGACDRGPIDVVVCDGFTGNVLLKFYEAAPKLFGGLMLKAGVSKETLGAALGQLDYAKYGGAPLLGVKGVSIICHGKSSPEALKNGIKAGLRAVVSGMSRHIGEEVHA; this is encoded by the coding sequence ATGGCCCGCATCGCGCTGGACGCGATGGGGGGCGATCACGCGCCCCAGGCCCCGATCGCCGCCGCCCTCCTGGCGGCGGCCGAGCTGGGCCCAGACCACACCCTGCAGCTCGTCGGTCAAGAAGCGGTCATCCGCGAGGAGCTCGCCAAGCAACTGGCTGAGGCCTCGGCGGATGTCCGTGCCGCCGCCGAGCGCTTCGAGATCATCCACGCCCCGGACGTCATCACGATGTCCGACAAGCCCTCCGTGGCCATCCGCGGCAAGCCGAACGCCTCGATGGGTGTGGGCCTGCGCCTGCAGCCTGAGGGCAAGAGCGACGCCTTCGTCTCGGCCGGCAACACCGGTGCCCAGATGGCCGCCTCGGTGTTCATCCTGCGCCTGCACGAGGGGCTGCAGCGCCCCGCCATCGGCACGGTGTTCCCGACGGCGACCCAGCCGGTCGTGGTCCTGGACTCCGGCGCGAACGTGGACTGCTCCCCGCAGGAGTTGCTCAACTTCGCACAGCTCGGACACGTGTACGCCAAGGACATCCTCGGGCGCGCCAATCCCGCCATCGGCCTGTTGTCCGTGGGCGAGGAAGCGGAGAAGGGCAGCGCGGCCGTCAAGGAAGCGCATCAACTGCTGCTCAAGAGCGGCCTCAACTTCGTCGGCAACGTCGAGGGGCGCGACATCCCGCTCGGCGCCTGCGATCGCGGCCCGATTGACGTCGTGGTCTGCGATGGCTTCACCGGCAACGTCCTGCTGAAGTTCTATGAAGCGGCGCCGAAACTGTTCGGCGGCCTGATGCTCAAGGCCGGGGTCTCCAAGGAGACGCTCGGCGCGGCGCTGGGCCAGCTCGACTACGCCAAGTACGGCGGCGCACCGCTGCTCGGCGTGAAGGGCGTGAGCATCATCTGCCACGGCAAGTCGTCGCCCGAGGCGCTCAAGAACGGCATCAAGGCCGGCCTGCGCGCCGTGGTGTCAGGGATGAGCCGCCACATCGGTGAGGAGGTACACGCGTGA
- a CDS encoding ketoacyl-ACP synthase III — MKRPVAMLGPTAHAVPERILKNADFPAMGIDTSDEWIRERTGIRQRFICGEGENLTSLATQAAKDAMAAAGVTAAELDAIILGTASPDRLLPSTAVEVQAALGATRAVAFDIDAACSGWLYSAQIAEGLIATGAYETILVIGGEVLSRIINWKDRNTCVLFGDGAGATIVKKSTKGRGILSAYMRSDGTLADLLHRPKGAGNAPVTPEIILEGSHYIQMAGREVFKNAVRSMADAADRALDGAKLSASDIDVLIPHQANIRIIEATAKHANIPAEKVFVNVDRYGNTSAASIPIALSEAMAQGLVKEGTTVMFVAFGAGFTWGSMVVRF, encoded by the coding sequence GTGAAGCGCCCCGTCGCGATGTTGGGCCCCACCGCGCACGCGGTGCCCGAGCGCATCCTCAAGAACGCCGACTTTCCGGCGATGGGGATCGACACGTCGGACGAGTGGATTCGCGAGCGCACGGGCATCCGCCAACGCTTCATCTGCGGGGAAGGCGAGAACCTGACGTCACTGGCGACGCAGGCCGCGAAGGACGCGATGGCGGCCGCTGGCGTCACCGCGGCGGAGCTTGACGCAATCATCCTCGGCACGGCCTCGCCGGACCGGCTGCTGCCGTCCACGGCGGTGGAGGTGCAGGCCGCGCTTGGCGCCACGCGTGCCGTGGCCTTCGACATCGACGCCGCCTGCTCAGGCTGGCTCTACAGCGCCCAGATCGCCGAAGGCCTGATCGCGACGGGGGCCTACGAGACCATCCTCGTGATCGGCGGCGAAGTGCTCAGCCGCATCATCAACTGGAAGGACCGCAACACCTGCGTCCTCTTCGGCGACGGTGCCGGCGCGACGATCGTCAAGAAGTCCACCAAGGGACGTGGCATCCTCTCGGCGTATATGCGGTCCGACGGAACCCTCGCCGACCTGCTGCATCGTCCGAAGGGCGCCGGCAACGCGCCGGTGACGCCCGAGATCATCCTCGAGGGTTCGCACTACATCCAGATGGCCGGCCGCGAGGTGTTCAAGAACGCCGTGCGCTCGATGGCCGACGCCGCCGACCGCGCGCTGGACGGCGCGAAGCTCTCCGCCAGCGACATCGACGTGCTGATTCCGCATCAGGCCAACATCCGCATCATCGAGGCCACGGCCAAGCACGCCAACATCCCGGCCGAGAAGGTCTTCGTGAACGTGGACCGCTACGGCAACACCTCGGCGGCGTCGATTCCGATCGCGCTCAGCGAGGCAATGGCCCAGGGACTCGTGAAGGAGGGCACGACCGTGATGTTCGTGGCCTTCGGGGCGGGCTTCACCTGGGGCTCGATGGTGGTGCGCTTCTGA
- the fabD gene encoding ACP S-malonyltransferase, whose protein sequence is MILLFPGQGSQKPGMAKDLAEAFPVVKDVFARADEALGAPLSTLCFEGPAEELTLTHNAQPALLAHGAAVWAVVKEQLGSKVQGAAGHSLGEFSAYHAAGALGLEDALKLVRRRGELMYQTGVDVPGAMAAILGEMSRTIEEICGEASAAGVVVPANYNATEQIVISGEVAAVEKAMELAKAAGAKRALRLPVSGAFHSPLMQPAAGGLETALDAARWRDPSWPVWSNVTAEAVGDAATAKDLLHQQLTSPVRWVEVVRNLAARFPGTTFVEMGPGAVLSGLVKRLAPGCTTMTCGTVAEVEALLKL, encoded by the coding sequence ATGATCCTCCTGTTCCCGGGGCAGGGCTCGCAGAAGCCGGGGATGGCGAAGGACCTCGCCGAGGCCTTCCCGGTGGTGAAGGACGTGTTCGCGCGCGCCGACGAGGCACTGGGCGCGCCGCTGAGCACGCTGTGCTTCGAGGGCCCGGCCGAGGAGCTCACACTGACGCACAACGCGCAGCCGGCGCTGCTCGCGCACGGCGCCGCCGTCTGGGCCGTGGTGAAGGAGCAGTTGGGCTCCAAGGTGCAGGGCGCGGCGGGACACTCGCTGGGCGAGTTCTCGGCGTACCACGCCGCAGGCGCGCTGGGGCTGGAGGACGCCCTCAAGCTGGTCCGCCGTCGCGGCGAGCTGATGTATCAGACCGGAGTGGACGTCCCCGGCGCGATGGCTGCGATTCTCGGCGAGATGTCGCGGACCATTGAAGAGATCTGCGGCGAGGCGTCGGCGGCGGGCGTGGTCGTGCCGGCCAACTACAACGCGACCGAACAGATCGTGATTTCGGGCGAAGTGGCTGCCGTGGAGAAGGCGATGGAGCTGGCCAAGGCGGCCGGCGCCAAGCGCGCCCTGCGCCTGCCGGTGAGCGGGGCATTCCATTCGCCGCTGATGCAGCCCGCCGCAGGCGGACTCGAGACGGCGCTGGACGCTGCCCGCTGGCGGGACCCCTCGTGGCCCGTGTGGAGCAACGTCACTGCCGAGGCGGTCGGCGACGCGGCGACCGCGAAGGACCTGCTGCACCAGCAACTCACCAGCCCGGTGCGCTGGGTTGAAGTGGTCCGGAATCTCGCGGCGCGCTTCCCCGGCACGACCTTCGTGGAGATGGGCCCTGGCGCGGTGCTCAGCGGTCTCGTGAAGCGCCTCGCCCCCGGCTGCACGACGATGACCTGCGGCACCGTGGCCGAGGTCGAAGCGCTGCTCAAGCTGTGA
- the fabG gene encoding 3-oxoacyl-[acyl-carrier-protein] reductase → MKIDLSGKVALVTGSTRGIGRAIAGTLASCGATVAIVGRDQAKADAVAAEIGGGAKGFACDISDAAQVQALVEGVEQALGGCDILVNNAGITKDNLMLRMKDEDWNAVLETNLRSAFVAIRAAQRGMMKKRWGRIINIASVVGLIGNAGQANYAASKAGLIGLSKSVAKELASRNVLCNVVAPGFIKTDMTDAMAPEAVAKLSAQIPLARFGTPEDIAGAVAFLASDHAAYVTGQVLTVDGGMVM, encoded by the coding sequence ATGAAGATCGATTTGAGCGGCAAGGTCGCCCTCGTCACCGGCTCCACCCGCGGCATCGGCCGCGCCATCGCCGGCACGCTCGCGTCCTGTGGCGCGACGGTCGCGATCGTGGGCCGTGACCAGGCCAAGGCGGATGCCGTGGCGGCGGAGATCGGCGGCGGGGCCAAGGGTTTCGCCTGCGACATCAGCGACGCGGCGCAGGTGCAGGCGCTGGTCGAGGGCGTCGAGCAGGCGCTGGGCGGCTGCGACATCCTCGTCAACAACGCCGGCATCACGAAGGACAACCTGATGCTGCGGATGAAGGACGAGGACTGGAACGCGGTGCTCGAGACCAACCTGCGCTCGGCGTTCGTCGCCATCCGCGCCGCGCAGCGCGGGATGATGAAGAAGCGCTGGGGCCGGATCATCAACATCGCCAGCGTGGTGGGGCTGATCGGCAACGCCGGCCAGGCCAACTATGCAGCCAGCAAGGCCGGGTTGATCGGCCTCAGCAAGTCGGTGGCGAAGGAGCTGGCCAGCCGCAACGTGCTCTGCAACGTCGTCGCGCCGGGCTTCATCAAGACCGATATGACCGACGCGATGGCCCCCGAGGCCGTCGCCAAGCTCTCCGCGCAGATCCCGCTTGCGCGTTTCGGGACCCCGGAGGACATCGCCGGCGCGGTGGCCTTCCTGGCGTCCGACCACGCCGCCTACGTCACCGGGCAGGTCCTGACGGTGGACGGCGGAATGGTGATGTAG
- a CDS encoding acyl carrier protein, translating to MADHSAKVKDIIEKELGVEREKLTDGASFIEDLGADSLDIVELVMEFEKEFNIDIPDEDAEKLRNVGDAIAYLNGKLG from the coding sequence ATGGCCGACCATTCCGCGAAGGTCAAGGACATCATCGAGAAGGAGCTCGGCGTCGAGCGCGAGAAGCTGACCGACGGCGCGTCGTTCATCGAGGATCTCGGAGCGGACTCGCTCGACATCGTCGAACTCGTGATGGAGTTCGAAAAGGAGTTCAACATCGACATCCCGGACGAGGATGCCGAGAAGCTCCGCAACGTGGGCGACGCCATCGCCTACCTGAACGGCAAGCTCGGTTAA
- the fabF gene encoding beta-ketoacyl-ACP synthase II has translation MASTKRRVVITGAGVVTPVGNDLPSTWEGLLAGKSGGAPITRFDTTDFKVKFACETKGFDPALYMDRKEVKRSDLYTQFAMAASVQAMTDAGLAEGGFDPLRTGVVIGSGIGGIATFEDQLKVYLSSGPNRISPFFIPMFIGDIAAGVVSMRFGAKGPNYAVQSACATSAHAIGDAFRMIAYGDADVMIAGGSEAAVTPMSIGGFGNMQAHSTRNDEPATASRPFDATRDGFVLGEGAGIVVLEELGHAVKRGARILAEIVGYGATGDAYHLTGQPEDHEGLQRAMRRALEDGGLAPEEVQYVNAHGTSTPLNDPNEIRAIKKVFGAHATALNVSSTKSATGHMLGAAGSVEAVFTTLAIVHGVVPPTINYKTPDPECDLDITPNTPVKREVHAALSNSSGFGGHNVSIALRRYTE, from the coding sequence GTGGCATCGACGAAGCGCCGGGTCGTCATCACGGGGGCGGGCGTCGTCACCCCCGTGGGCAATGACCTTCCGTCGACGTGGGAGGGGCTGCTGGCCGGCAAGTCCGGCGGCGCGCCGATCACGCGGTTCGACACCACGGACTTCAAGGTGAAGTTTGCCTGCGAGACCAAGGGGTTCGACCCGGCGCTGTATATGGACCGCAAGGAAGTGAAGCGGTCCGACCTGTACACGCAGTTCGCGATGGCGGCGTCGGTGCAGGCGATGACCGATGCCGGCCTGGCGGAGGGGGGCTTCGACCCGCTGCGCACGGGCGTCGTGATCGGCTCGGGCATCGGCGGCATCGCCACGTTCGAGGACCAGCTCAAGGTGTACCTGTCGAGCGGCCCGAATCGCATCTCGCCGTTCTTCATCCCGATGTTCATCGGCGACATCGCCGCCGGCGTGGTCTCGATGCGCTTCGGCGCCAAGGGACCCAACTACGCGGTGCAGTCGGCCTGCGCCACCAGCGCCCACGCCATCGGTGACGCCTTCCGGATGATCGCCTACGGCGATGCCGACGTGATGATCGCCGGCGGGTCGGAGGCGGCGGTTACGCCGATGTCGATCGGCGGCTTCGGCAATATGCAGGCGCATTCGACGCGCAACGACGAGCCGGCGACGGCCTCGCGGCCTTTCGACGCCACTCGCGACGGCTTCGTGCTCGGCGAGGGCGCGGGCATCGTGGTGCTGGAGGAGCTGGGGCACGCGGTGAAGCGCGGCGCCCGGATCCTGGCTGAGATCGTCGGCTACGGCGCCACCGGCGACGCCTATCACCTCACGGGGCAGCCCGAAGACCACGAGGGCCTGCAGCGCGCGATGCGCCGCGCCCTCGAGGACGGCGGCCTGGCACCGGAGGAAGTGCAGTACGTCAACGCGCACGGCACTTCGACGCCGCTCAACGACCCGAACGAGATCCGTGCCATCAAGAAGGTCTTCGGTGCGCACGCCACGGCGCTCAATGTGTCGTCCACGAAGTCGGCGACGGGACATATGCTCGGCGCCGCCGGCTCGGTCGAAGCCGTCTTCACGACACTGGCCATCGTGCACGGCGTCGTCCCGCCGACGATCAACTACAAGACGCCGGATCCCGAGTGCGATCTGGACATCACGCCGAACACGCCCGTGAAGCGCGAGGTGCACGCCGCGCTGAGCAACTCCTCGGGCTTCGGCGGCCACAACGTCTCGATCGCGCTCCGGCGATACACGGAGTAG
- the mqnE gene encoding aminofutalosine synthase MqnE yields MPDALTIPFERITDKVVRRIAERVAAGERLAQADGVAMFESRDLTGIGLLADAVNRAKHGDVVTFASNQHINPTNICTLRTTCVFCGYARLPKEEGAYRYTLEQVMAEARQAKDSMTREFHIVGGLDMQAGLEYYTTMFRAIKAELPHVHIKALTAVEIAHIARIEKKSWDEVLIALREAGLDTMPGGGAETFSAAVREEIARKKLGAGDYVGVHRTAHKLGIRTNTTMLYGHVETYADRMEHLQMLRDLQDETGGFLAYIPLAYHPDDNELGKTLGRTGIATSGTDDLKNLAIGRLFLDNFEHIKSHWIMVSPFLSQIALHYGVNDLEGTVVREKIYHAVGATTPQGMTLEALLKLIRGAGKVPVERDSFYRQVRTFDDGRMTDDGSRTDRSIRHPSSVEADTAA; encoded by the coding sequence ATGCCCGATGCGCTGACGATCCCGTTCGAGCGCATCACCGACAAGGTGGTGCGCCGCATCGCGGAGCGCGTAGCGGCCGGGGAGCGACTGGCGCAGGCGGACGGCGTCGCGATGTTCGAGTCGCGCGACCTGACGGGCATCGGGCTGCTGGCCGATGCCGTGAACCGCGCCAAGCACGGCGACGTGGTCACCTTCGCGTCCAACCAGCACATCAACCCGACGAACATCTGCACGCTGCGGACAACCTGCGTGTTCTGCGGCTATGCGCGGCTTCCGAAGGAGGAGGGCGCCTACCGCTACACGCTCGAGCAGGTGATGGCCGAGGCGCGGCAGGCCAAGGACTCGATGACCCGCGAGTTCCACATCGTGGGCGGCCTCGATATGCAGGCCGGGCTCGAGTACTACACGACGATGTTCCGGGCCATCAAGGCCGAGCTGCCGCACGTGCACATCAAGGCGCTCACGGCGGTGGAGATCGCGCACATCGCGCGGATCGAGAAGAAGTCCTGGGACGAGGTGCTCATCGCACTGCGCGAGGCCGGGCTCGATACGATGCCCGGCGGCGGCGCCGAGACCTTCTCGGCGGCCGTGCGCGAGGAGATCGCCCGCAAGAAGCTCGGCGCCGGCGACTATGTAGGCGTGCATCGGACCGCGCACAAGCTCGGCATCCGCACGAACACGACGATGCTCTATGGCCACGTCGAGACCTACGCGGACCGGATGGAGCACCTGCAGATGCTGCGCGACCTGCAGGACGAGACCGGTGGATTCCTCGCGTACATCCCGCTGGCCTACCACCCCGACGACAACGAGCTCGGCAAGACGCTGGGGCGCACCGGCATCGCGACCAGCGGCACCGACGACCTCAAGAACCTCGCCATCGGGCGGCTCTTCCTCGACAACTTCGAGCACATCAAGAGCCACTGGATTATGGTCTCGCCGTTCCTGAGCCAGATCGCGCTGCACTACGGCGTGAACGACCTCGAGGGCACGGTGGTGCGGGAGAAGATCTACCACGCGGTGGGCGCCACGACGCCGCAGGGGATGACGTTGGAGGCGTTGCTGAAGCTGATTCGCGGGGCGGGGAAGGTTCCCGTCGAGAGAGACTCGTTCTACCGGCAGGTTCGCACGTTTGATGATGGACGGATGACGGATGACGGAAGCCGCACGGATCGGAGCATCCGTCATCCGTCATCCGTCGAAGCCGACACGGCGGCATAA
- a CDS encoding menaquinone biosynthesis protein, with product MRVGRIPYINCYPVYGGVDRGLVPLDATLVDGVPTALNRMMASGELDVSVVSAVEYARDAERYLLLPELAISCDGPVRSVMLFSTVPAEQLGGQRVLVSRSSMTSVHLLELLFEHVWKVAPEFVPGDAEADAVAAGAAADVAARLVIGDAALMLQSAEHPVARGHGRVYPHVYDLGAEWKRWTGLPFVFAVWVAQRTTPVEAALKVHAALIRSRDWGLAHLDELSAQASRNTGVSLPECREYFAGLDWRLTMPDLEGLTEFLRRLQLAGRVPKGKLAFLPAANSGR from the coding sequence GTGCGCGTCGGCCGCATCCCCTACATCAACTGCTACCCTGTGTACGGTGGCGTCGACCGCGGTCTCGTGCCGCTCGACGCCACGCTCGTCGATGGGGTGCCGACGGCGCTGAACCGGATGATGGCGTCCGGCGAGCTGGACGTCTCCGTGGTCTCCGCGGTGGAATATGCCCGGGACGCCGAGCGCTACCTGCTGCTGCCCGAGCTGGCGATTTCCTGCGACGGGCCGGTGCGCAGCGTGATGCTCTTCTCGACCGTGCCGGCGGAGCAGCTCGGCGGCCAACGGGTGCTGGTGAGCCGCTCGTCGATGACTTCGGTGCACCTGCTGGAGCTGCTCTTCGAGCACGTCTGGAAGGTCGCGCCGGAGTTCGTCCCCGGCGACGCGGAGGCCGACGCGGTAGCCGCGGGTGCCGCCGCGGATGTGGCGGCCCGGCTCGTCATCGGCGACGCGGCCCTGATGCTGCAGAGCGCCGAGCATCCCGTCGCGCGTGGGCACGGCCGGGTCTACCCGCACGTGTACGACCTCGGCGCCGAGTGGAAGCGCTGGACGGGGCTGCCGTTCGTCTTCGCGGTGTGGGTGGCGCAGCGCACCACGCCCGTCGAGGCCGCCCTGAAGGTGCACGCGGCCTTGATCCGCTCCCGGGACTGGGGACTCGCGCACCTGGATGAGCTCTCCGCCCAAGCCAGCCGCAACACCGGAGTCAGCCTCCCGGAGTGCCGCGAGTACTTCGCCGGCCTCGACTGGCGGCTCACGATGCCCGACCTCGAGGGCCTCACCGAGTTCCTGCGCCGCCTCCAACTCGCTGGACGCGTTCCGAAGGGGAAGCTGGCCTTCTTGCCGGCCGCGAACTCAGGCCGCTAA
- the mqnC gene encoding dehypoxanthine futalosine cyclase — protein sequence MSEHTDLLDYYERSPLLELGAAANAVRTRLHPEPIVTYIVDRNINYTNVCVADCGFCAFYRRPKDAEGWTLSYEEIGAKIDEVKALGGVQILIQGGHNPYIPFEWYLELLKYIKRHHPIHVHGFSPSEVDFWATLYRMDARTVIQELVKAGLDSIPGGGGEILVQRVRDNVAKKKAGADRWLEVMEIAHQEGLRTSCTMMYGIGETKAERVEHLLRLKEVQKRTNGFTAFICWPLQPENTPEMSHMPKTDAVEYLRTTAFARTVLDNIPNIQASWVTMGMKVGQTALHYGCNDFGSLMLEENVVSAANTTHRTTIEEMETLIREAGFTPRKRKQDYSLLDAAPELVGA from the coding sequence ATGTCTGAACATACCGACCTTCTCGATTACTACGAGCGCTCTCCCCTCCTCGAGCTCGGCGCCGCCGCCAACGCGGTGCGCACCCGGCTGCACCCCGAGCCGATCGTCACGTACATCGTGGACCGCAACATCAACTACACGAACGTCTGCGTGGCCGACTGTGGCTTCTGTGCGTTCTACCGGCGGCCCAAGGATGCCGAGGGCTGGACGCTGTCCTACGAGGAGATCGGCGCCAAGATCGACGAGGTGAAGGCGCTTGGCGGCGTGCAGATCCTCATCCAGGGCGGGCACAACCCGTACATCCCGTTCGAGTGGTATCTCGAGCTGCTCAAGTACATCAAGCGCCACCACCCCATCCACGTGCACGGCTTCAGCCCCAGCGAGGTGGACTTCTGGGCGACGCTGTACCGAATGGACGCCCGCACGGTCATCCAGGAGCTGGTGAAGGCCGGCCTGGATTCGATCCCCGGCGGTGGCGGCGAGATCCTCGTGCAGCGCGTGCGTGACAACGTGGCCAAGAAGAAGGCTGGCGCCGACCGTTGGCTCGAGGTGATGGAGATCGCCCATCAGGAAGGCCTCAGGACCTCGTGCACGATGATGTACGGCATCGGCGAGACGAAGGCCGAGCGTGTCGAGCACCTGCTGCGCCTGAAGGAGGTGCAGAAGCGCACCAACGGCTTCACCGCGTTCATTTGCTGGCCGCTGCAGCCGGAGAATACGCCCGAGATGAGCCATATGCCGAAGACCGACGCGGTGGAGTATCTCCGCACCACGGCCTTCGCGCGCACGGTGCTCGACAACATCCCCAACATCCAGGCCAGTTGGGTGACGATGGGGATGAAAGTCGGCCAGACGGCGCTGCACTACGGCTGCAACGACTTCGGTTCGCTGATGCTCGAGGAGAACGTCGTCTCGGCGGCCAACACGACGCACCGCACGACGATCGAGGAGATGGAGACGCTGATCCGCGAAGCCGGGTTCACGCCGCGCAAGCGCAAGCAGGACTACTCGCTGCTCGACGCCGCGCCCGAACTGGTGGGCGCGTGA